The following is a genomic window from Drosophila busckii strain San Diego stock center, stock number 13000-0081.31 chromosome 2L, ASM1175060v1, whole genome shotgun sequence.
CGATCTAACATAGACTTGGTGTTGACCATTATGAGATCAGCCATCCAGTCGTTTTTATGCTGTGCCGTTTTAGCTGACAGCACTGTGGCTGGATAATTGGGTGTGGCCAGCTCAAAGCTATGCTTCACCTCCTCCGTATCCGCACGATCATTGATCTTAACGCGACgcataaaaaacttttctttttgtctaTAATCATAGGCATTGGCACCAGCCGACGGTGTTTGTTTCTTAGTATTCGGTTTGCACAGCACCATGAGACCATCAAATAGAAAAACTTTGCGCTCGCTCCAAATGCGCTTGCCTGAGCCCAATTTGGTCAAGGAATCCTCTggaagaaaaatattatatgtacatttaatgaaatgctattatttaattattgttaaaaaatacttaCCGCGTATAAATTCATTGCAGTTAAGACCTACATCCTTGTCATCCCAATGCTCCACCTTAAGCTGCAGTTCACGAGTGCGTTCTATGGCCATTTGGCGACGCACACGGCCACTTACAGGCACTAGGCGATCCTTGGACAGATTAGCCATAACTTTTTCGAGATCACAGTGCAGCGGATGTAGTAATCCTTGCACTTGCTCAAAACTTTCAAAATCGTCCTGTGATGTACTGAGATCCATGAGATGCTTAATGTAGTCAAAATACACAAAGGCGTGGCAAATGGGCACCAATAGCAGCTTGGGCAAATAATACTTGACCGCTTCCCGAAAACCATGACCAGCCGACATTAAGGAAAGTGcctataaaatatgtaatttaatatatatatattaaatgtatatttggGAGTTTTACGTACATTCGGCTTGGCCAGCAGATTGCTGAGTGCATCACGAGATGCCTGGGAGGTGACATCATGTGCGTATTTCTTGTAGACATCGAACTCTTCGGCCTCGGCAAGCTCCTCAAAGCAGCTGGCAACGCAGGGTGCATTTTGTTCCTGCGACATTTCGATTACGTCCTCTAACGATCCAAGCAGTGTCACCGTTACTTCATAAATGTCCATTATATTGGAAAATATGGGTTCGAGTTCCTTGGGATCGCGCGTAATTTTGACGAGCTCTTCGCGAAATACACGTATAATCATGGAGATCGCGctgattttttattgattaatttttttatggaGATCGCGCTGATATTGTTTCTCATCATTGATGAGTTCCTTGACGGTCTCCTCGTAGGTGGCGCTGGCTCGTTGCGCCGGCAGCGACAGTGGACTGGGCAATACATTGCTTTTGTGCTGATCGCCGCTTTGGTTAAGCATGTCGAGAAGCACACCATCGCCAATCATGACCACCTCAATGTCTTCTTTGGCTATCTCGCAATGCGAAATTCTCCCCACATAATCGGCGGCCATTTTGAGCGTATCTGCGGAGATGCACTCGAGTATGGCCACCAGATAGGCCGTAACAGAGCTATCGATTTTGTACTGTAACACATCCTTTTGGAGCAGTGAGTGCACACGTTCTGTGGGCAACACCGTTTTGCGTTTTTTCGAATTTATCACTTCGTTGGCCTCCTTAAGAGCCCACTGATCGATGGGCGATGGAAAGCTTTTAACCTTCTCTTCGAGATCTTGCACAGAATGTGGCAATGGCTTGGCGCACAACAAGGCCAGCAGTCGTACGCATAAATTTTCCACATAAGCCAGCGCTTCGTCATTGGCTGTGACGCGCGGATTAACCTGCTCGAGCACCTTACGCAGTGATGGTATAAACAATCCTTTCCAGCGCTGTGCATTCTCGTATTTTGTAAAATCATAGCCATCGGTGTCCTGCACAGTGGAAGCAACGCTGATTCCatggctgccactgccactgctggAAAACATTTCTGCActccacacaaacacacacgcacacactctcaatcacacacactcactcacacatacacacctatgcatacatatatacacacacacactcttgtTATTAGTCAACAGCAACCGTCTTCGTCgggcagcaacattttcagCGTTTTTTGCCAGTTCTTTAAACTCCAATTAAACTTCGCGTTTTCTATTTACTATCTAACCCGAAGAAAAACAATAGTTTGTTTTCACATGCtatacatacaatttttttttcaatatattttctcTGCAAATTCTGCTTACAACAACGTTAAGTGAGCTGTACATTCGATTTATAGTGTTGGGGAGCACTACTCATACTCGATTGTCGATAATAATTTTGGCCAACATGGTTTTTATTGCACTATACCgcgttttattaatttgaaattaaaataaattgtagcatTGCTGGCCtctaaatatatgtatatgtatgtccAATAATGgcaatgaattaatttaacttagTGTTTCGTTTGGCCATACCAATTTTTCAATCCATTCTAAATAATATGAGACACTTGTTAATATCGTATAGATTCCCAAATCTGTTGAACAAGTTGGTCCCTCTGAAATAGCCCCAATTATTTGAGACCAGCAGTTAACTGATTTGGGATGTTCTACAAACACAGGACCACCTGAATCACCCACACAAGTATTAGTCCCGTATTTTAATGCACGAGTACATATTCTCTTAGGATGATTAGAATCTTCTGTACTCTGACAAACACTCCAGTCCTTCTGACCTAAATGTATCGACTGCAAAAGATTTATGTCCAATTTCGCTGTATCATTGCTCCCCCAACCAGCGGttgtaaaatttgtaaatgtcAGGGTATTTCCAAAATGGAGACAAGCCGGTCTTATTTTGTCAAGAAAACTAATCTTCTTGTCTAGCTTTAACAATGCGAGATCAGCGTAAGGATCGTCATTACCGTACTTTGGATGTATGATTACTGTTACATTTATTCTTATACCATCACTTTTATTACTTTTGTCAAGAGTTCCCAAGAGTACAGAAACATcactgtaaataaatgcatgccaataatttataaaaataataatttttcataagTTACTAAccttttattttgctgatCAAAACAATGACCTGCCGTCAGTACATATTCATCACTTATAACAGTTCCACCACAAaagtgtgttttatttacattttgtacaGAAGCCATAAATGGAATTACGTTGGTCACATTCATTCCACCTTTAATTAACTCAATTCGAGTGCATACATCTGTCAATCGCATATATTCGTTGCATTCTTTAGAAcacaaatgatttatttaagatttgAAAACAACATGTAAACTCAATGATAAATACATACTCTTTTCAGCAATGGTTTTAGGCTTTGAGTTTTCTGGACAACACACCAAATTGTTTCCATTGCAATACGGAAGTGCAGCACCAGCTGAAACTAGTTCTTTTAGCGGTAggcagctttttatttttgtacactTAAAGGGACAGTCTAGATCACTTTGAGAGCTTGCAACTAATGTCACAATGAATAGTATCCTAATCATTTCGTTCCTACTACACAACCTTTAGCACAcagataaattataaataatgaattttaaaagcttGACACCCGTTATTTTATGggcgtttatttgtttgctattaacTATTAGTatgtacacatatgtatgtatatacgcccacttgtataatatatatacaaaagtatGGTATAGATAAATCAATGAAAATGTGGGAATTTAATCCAGACTGTCGGGATACAGTCGGAcaagtaaaatgaaattggTTTGCAGAGAGCTCTATTAAGAAtgataaaaaattcaaacagtTTTACCTAgtgtaacttttatttataagctaagcTGTAATGTAAACTAATCAgcttataaaatgaaatgcatggGATGTTGTACTTGGTCAGCATTATCTTTCCAATAATGTACCCCGCTGTTTCTTTTGTGGTGGATGCATATCGTCGGCTTGAGATTTTACACCAGGATCGGCCACTTTGCCACCTTTGCGTTGAAGCTGTTTTTCGATAATGCGTGCATTGTTAGCATAGCTATCCGCAATTTCACGCTATCATAGatacaaaaaataagtatattCATTGAAATGCTGTGAACATCAGTAAATGTTGGTAAGTGCTTACCGCCTCGATTTCATCCTCTTCTTCATCAATGGTAGATACCGTGACAGAGCTGAATTTACccatattttttgtatgtcgCGTTACCATAACCTTTTTCCCACTGGAATCCACAATGCCTGAATCTTCTCCACTTGGAACAGCTGTACTGGTCGGCGGGCATGCGACTTTGGTATCTATTGCCAGCAAATGTGACAGTGGTTTCTCGCCCTTGCTGCTCACCAGTGCATTATTCATAACAAATGTCACATGAGAGTCGATGCCGTGTCGGTAGTATATGGGCAGGCCGCAATTTCGGCACTATAATTGACAATATGCATTACAAAGGAATGAAAACAAAGCTCAACGTAGCCACTCACCGAATACCTATACTGCTTCTCTATGCCCTTTCCTTTGCGCCGTATATAAAGCATTTTTGGTGCTGGATTGAATGTCATCTTGTTGGCATGATCATTAGCATCTATGACTCGGGCACCGTCCACCTCGCGCAACGGAAGCTGATCTAAAGTGCAgtctgttaaaaataaatgtatcaGTAAAATgcactaaattaataaactcgTAAACGTTTCACCTAAAATCAGTGACATTTTGGTGCATAGACAGTAATATATATTCAACGGCTTCTCCTCATTATATTCCTCCTGATCCTTTGTATCAGAGCATACAATGCTGCGCGAGACTACTTTAGgcattatttcaatataaaattaaaatgtaaacaaaacttgtatttcttttatttataagtgcAATGCCCGATAACGATATGATACCGATAGACCGCTTCGATACTAAGTACTTCGGTGTTGTCCAACACTCATGGCTGTTCTACAagaaatacaacaataaactcaacaataaacacaaatgATTAAATGGAACACGAATTAACTGCTCAACATATTGCCGAGCTATGTTACCAGAAATTTAACTGTCTACCCAAGGCAGGCAAGCCGACCAACTGTCAATGGACCGTTCTAGCGGGAATTGTACAATATGACAAACAGTCAACCTGTAGCAAGACTGTTGCTCTTGGAACCGGGTTAGTAAATTCTTAGGCATTCCTAAGATTTTATATCAACATTTTATTGGCAAACAGCACCACATTATGTTCGTATTTTGtcttttcttttaaaaatcCTTTATTTTACAGAACTAAGTGCATTGGTGCCAGCAAGCTCTGCAAGAGTGGTCTTATAATAAACGATTCTCATGCTGAAGTGCTGGCACGGCGGGCTTTTTTGCGTTACTTGTACCATGAGCTGTCGAAGGCCGCGCAGCATTCAATGGATTCGCCTGCGGATTCCATCTTTTACTGGCAGCCAACTTCAAGTTGCTTTGTGCTAAAGAAACACTTGGAGTTCCATTTTCTATGCACACAAACTCCTTGTGGAGATGCATGCATAGCTGACGAATCATTGACAAATGAGGGCGGACAGCCAGCAAAACGACAATGCTTGAATATAAAGAGCACAGAATATATTTCTGACGCAGTTTATACTGGCGCCAAATTGATTAACAGACAGCCAATGAGCAGTGATGATATGCAGCAATCTCCTTCAGAATTACGCACTAAGCCAGGACGGGGCGAACGCACTTTATCTATGTCATGCAGCGACAAGCTATCCCGCTGGAATGTGCTTGGTGTACAAGGTGCATTGCTGGACTTGTTGATCGATAAACCTATTTACTTCAATAGCTTAAACTTCTGCTGCAAAGATGCGCGTTTAGAGTGTATTGAGCGTGCCATTTATCAACGCTGGCAGCACAAGGAGTTCAAAAACACACGTTATCAGCGACAAAAGCCCCGGATACGTATTAACTGCATGCTGCCATTTGAGTATGCGCAGCGTGACGATTGTCAGCCCTCCCCAAATGCCACGATTTGGACCCTGCTGCCGGATACACTAAAGTATGCTGTGAACTTCAGCTGTCTTTATATAATCCTAAATTATTTTTCGTACTTTTGCAGATCCTATGAGGTAGCAGTTAATGGCAAGCGTCAAGGCGTCACTAAGAGCCAACTGCATACAACTCAAGCTGCTTTAACAGTTAGTAAATATCAACtgttttttaactttataGATTTGTTGGTTTGCAGCAGTGCACTACGAAAGCGGTTGCAACTAGAAACATCAGAATTGGATAATTTAACATATGCAGCATGCAAAGCGTTGGCCAAGGACTATCAGTTAGCCTGGgcgaaattgaaatgtgaatactTTGAGCTGTGGACTAAAAAGCCAGACAACTTCTTAAACTTTACTATTAAAACAAGCTTAAGCTGACCAATGTACATGAAATGAAGGGCTACACCCATACTAATATTATTAAGTGACATAAAGCAGTAACAATTTGTGGAATtcgttttgaaattaataatgatTGAGATTAGCTTATGCCACAAAATCTGACGCATGATTAGTAGAACGCAAAAccgcaaaatgtttgctgttcaatcaaataatgttttaaataaatgtgcttaTGCAGAATCTAAATCAGTTGCGCTGTTTAACTTCACATAATTGGAACGCATAAAAATGTATCGAATTAtagctttgactttgcttATACAGCAATTAGCTTTGGTAAACGGTAAGCATTGGCAAACGCCTAAAATGTAAGCTACTAGTAATCTTAATTTTATGTCGAAACAGCTTCGGAATACAGCACCAAGGTGGAGTACAAGGTTTTAAGTACAGTGCCTGCACAATATCATGACAGGCTATTACCGTTTAAGGCTATTGGAcgaagcttttattatttgcctgAAATCAATGAGACGGAGCTTAATTGGCATCAAGCTGTACAGAAATGTCGTCAACTGGGCGGtcacttaataaatttgcaaaacaaaaacgaaagcTTGCTAATTGGCACGAAACTGGAGAAGCAGAAAAGCTATTGGACTGATCTTAGCAATCTGGGACAGACGGATTATTACTCTATTTCAACTGGCTTGCCGGCTACAAATAGAAATTGGTTGGGAGATGATGCTGATGAGCAGTTGGATGAACACAAACAATATTGTGTGCAATTGACACATGACTATGAGGAGGGGTTTGTAATGAGAAGGTCACGCTGCCAGGATCAGGCAAGTTATATATGCCAGCTATTGTCGGCGCGCAGCATTTCCATTGTGGTTTGGtgaataataaaacaaatggagtggatttgcaacatttaaagtaaatatatatttattttgtaataccATAGGTGTAACATATAATATGGGCATAAAACTAATTGTCATAGAGCAAGTgtttcaacaaataaaacattacacaagcattttaaatgtaaagaGGCATCATAagagctaaacaaaaataatacaaactaAAACGAGActttaacaattgctgctgctcaacttgGAAGCGATTCTAAGGTGCAGACACGGCATTTCTGATCATGTatcttttgttgctgtagtttGGATGCAATGTCAATGGTTCATGGTCAATGTTCACCAATTTCGCGTAGCTCACGCTTGCCCAGCGGCAGTGGTGGACGGAAGTTGTTGATGACCTTGCCATTGAACTCATTGCATGGGCACTCCTCCTTTACGTCGTAGGCATTAAGATTGCGCATGGAGTTCAGCTGATCGTCCGACACTTGAATGGGTGTCTTGAACACAAGCCAGATGACGCACTCCGAGCAGGGTGGCGTTGTTAGCGAGCCCTCATAAGTCCAATAGGTGTGCACATCGGGCAACAGTTTGCCAGGATCACAGCCTTGAGGCAGTGTGACGCGATCGCCTTTGTGCAGCACAAACTGCAGTAAGCTGCTGACCTTATCCAGCTCGGCATGATGATCGCCCGGCTGCAGAAACACACCCAGTACGGCCAAGCCGTCGGGTGCAGCAGCCGCCTCATTGAACGACTTGTACTTGGTAGTATTCCAATGGACCAAGTGGAGCTCGCCGGCATAGGAAACACCATCAACCGTATGCTCTGAGCCCTTGGAGTCTGTGCATCCCCAATGGCAATGGAATTGCTccagcttaaatatttgattaccCAGTGGACCACCCGTCAGCTCCGAATTGGCGCCATTAACATCTACGCGCCAGCAATAgcctgcaattgcatttaaattaatatattgtaacttaataaaataatattgctttATGTACCTGGATTAACCAGACTCTTGGAATTCTCGGCAACATACTGCCACTTAAGCGGCGCCAATTTAAGATCGCTGCTCTTCTTAGCACTTGAGGTGGTTATGGCCACAGGCGACTGACGATGTCCCGATGCATGTGGAAAATCCTTGGCCCAGTGTTGAGGACCTGTAAAGAACAAGCATGAAtgcgcttaattaataatgaatcATTACCTATTACTAGTGTtctttgttatatattttctatttcaaattatttttcattttattgcaatatatttgcaatgttTCTAATCTTTTTTGGCATATGGCTCAGTAAATTGAATTCCTTTTGAGATActtaacatatatacataagtatttgTTGAAACTTTGAGCAACGGCTCAAAGTATAACTTTTTTATCTTTGCGCGCCTGCTGTGTAAATATAGAGGCATTTATTacttattgcatttgcattcttttaatacttattattgttgttcttgtgctCGGTgcaagaataaaaattaagcaaatatttgcaaacgcTATGGCGTCACGTGTTGTATAGAAACGCCTAAGATTGCGGTTTTGGGGCAGAGTAACTGAAAGCAAGAGAACGAACAAAAGAGAGCGAGTCATGTGATATGTAGACCTGACGCAGGCATTAAGATAGACCGCAGTGTTTGGGGCTTGAGGGTTCAGGGTTGAAGGTGTAGCAGTATATACAAACAAGCAAGTATCTTACAAATGTTTAGGTGCACTTAATCACAATAAAGTAATTGTCTTATCTAGACAGTGCGGTGTCTTTTGGCACATGATAAATCAAGACGCAAAGCCACTGTCTTTTGGTATTAATGACTctaaacacaaatttattgataaatcAGCGCATTGCGAGTCATGTGCAATGCAATTTCACTATTGTTATCAAGGGCAAATATTATTCAAGCGAGGCCTCTCgctaattatataattaactaaAGAGTCGGCAAAGGAAAaacatattacgtatacgtatatgGTACAGACAATTGGTGCTGACAATCTATTTAGACCATGACAGGGTCTGCCATTTGACGCATGTGACAAATCAAAATAGGggagcaacaaacaaattgacagTGCAAATAGTTAaatcaaacacaaacacaactaATTGCCAGTATGTCATAAGAATATCACGTATACGCTGCTGTCTTTGCCACACAgctatgcataaatatgtatataaagaaaaatacgatccttttataatttagcaaCTGTGTGTAAATTTCCGGCCAGTGCTTGAGCTTAAAGCATTATTTGTATACTTAATGAAGTTGTCATGCTGTCATAAATGTttctactttatatatatgtactttgttgtttttgttgtttttttttgggcagtgcagcaaatattttgccttAATTGTATATACTTAAAGATCAAGCGACGACATCTGCCAGCCAGATAACAATGAGTAatgcataagcaaacaaaagcggcaagggaaataaaagaaatgtaaaaagaaaagtaatttttacacgtgcttgaaatttataatatttaaataactttattaCAGCTGCTTATGGCAACGAGTTAGTGCTTACAAATTtgccatacatatatagaaatgaaatatatatatatgtatatagcaaacTGTTTGCTGTCTAATTGAGTGCTCAGAGAACATTAATGCTGggataaaaacaatataattgttgtttaattgaattaccCAGTGCTTTAAAAGGCTTGCTATATCATAAACTGGTTTGATTGCCGCTGGGGGAAACAAGGAAATAAGCGGCATATATTTACATTCTATATTGTGCAACAGCACGTTACTAATTTCGACgataataaaaactacaatacttaaaagtttacaaaacaaacaaaaaagtaaaagtataTAAGAAAAACCTCATtaagtagaaaataaaatgtcacAAGCGCGACTTGCGTGATAATATCTAACTGATGCTAAAAACTAATagacacatatacatatagtatatgtcATGAGTTAATTGCGTGCTATGTTTTAAAATCGCAAGGAAGCGCATGCTAATTGAGCGCAGTGTGTTTTGTACAATGAActgtgccaaaaataaaaagttcaaGCTGATACCGGTTCGTGAGTCAAGGTATTTTATTCTCCCCACCTGCTTGTTAGTCAGAACAACCCAATTGTATAACGTCGCTAGACAGTTTGAGCTTTTGCGAAGCCCCAGCACTGCGCTTAAGCATTATGGACGCTTAGCTAATGTCATTCTTcgatttacaatatttttagttggTCCGCATTGACCCTTAATAGGTCAATAAGCAGCAttgctaattatttgtttgcatgtgaAGCAATATTGCCAAATATCAATAGAAATTGcctttaaaaaaacaaaaaactgtcACGTACAAGACAACAATGTGTATTTGTCTAGCATATTAATTCGccaaatattatacaaaaaatatgtacaaatataacttttataaagtacatataaatttaatttgcttatatgcGCGTATAGAAAtagatacattttttttatgatcaTCGACCtagccaaaaataatacatCGAATTTTCTTCGCACGCGTTGATCAGCC
Proteins encoded in this region:
- the LOC108603432 gene encoding UPF0428 protein CG16865; this translates as MPKVVSRSIVCSDTKDQEEYNEEKPLNIYYCLCTKMSLILDCTLDQLPLREVDGARVIDANDHANKMTFNPAPKMLYIRRKGKGIEKQYRYSCRNCGLPIYYRHGIDSHVTFVMNNALVSSKGEKPLSHLLAIDTKVACPPTSTAVPSGEDSGIVDSSGKKVMVTRHTKNMGKFSSVTVSTIDEEEDEIEAREIADSYANNARIIEKQLQRKGGKVADPGVKSQADDMHPPQKKQRGTLLER
- the LOC108608459 gene encoding tRNA-specific adenosine deaminase 1, producing the protein MEHELTAQHIAELCYQKFNCLPKAGKPTNCQWTVLAGIVQYDKQSTCSKTVALGTGTKCIGASKLCKSGLIINDSHAEVLARRAFLRYLYHELSKAAQHSMDSPADSIFYWQPTSSCFVLKKHLEFHFLCTQTPCGDACIADESLTNEGGQPAKRQCLNIKSTEYISDAVYTGAKLINRQPMSSDDMQQSPSELRTKPGRGERTLSMSCSDKLSRWNVLGVQGALLDLLIDKPIYFNSLNFCCKDARLECIERAIYQRWQHKEFKNTRYQRQKPRIRINCMLPFEYAQRDDCQPSPNATIWTLLPDTLKSYEVAVNGKRQGVTKSQLHTTQAALTVSKYQLFFNFIDLLVCSSALRKRLQLETSELDNLTYAACKALAKDYQLAWAKLKCEYFELWTKKPDNFLNFTIKTSLS
- the LOC108608461 gene encoding C-type lectin 37Db-like, encoding MYRIIALTLLIQQLALVNASEYSTKVEYKVLSTVPAQYHDRLLPFKAIGRSFYYLPEINETELNWHQAVQKCRQLGGHLINLQNKNESLLIGTKLEKQKSYWTDLSNLGQTDYYSISTGLPATNRNWLGDDADEQLDEHKQYCVQLTHDYEEGFVMRRSRCQDQASYICQLLSARSISIVVW
- the LOC108608460 gene encoding carbonic anhydrase 2, whose protein sequence is MSHHWGYTEENGPQHWAKDFPHASGHRQSPVAITTSSAKKSSDLKLAPLKWQYVAENSKSLVNPGYCWRVDVNGANSELTGGPLGNQIFKLEQFHCHWGCTDSKGSEHTVDGVSYAGELHLVHWNTTKYKSFNEAAAAPDGLAVLGVFLQPGDHHAELDKVSSLLQFVLHKGDRVTLPQGCDPGKLLPDVHTYWTYEGSLTTPPCSECVIWLVFKTPIQVSDDQLNSMRNLNAYDVKEECPCNEFNGKVINNFRPPLPLGKRELREIGEH